From the Cryptomeria japonica chromosome 2, Sugi_1.0, whole genome shotgun sequence genome, one window contains:
- the LOC131048675 gene encoding uncharacterized protein LOC131048675 isoform X2, with translation MPGGENKAENFYAVLGLKSDCRPSELRNAYKKLAMRWHPDRWSASGNAKLAEESKKKFQAIQEAYSGVYEDDDDDGMRDFLGEMMVMMNDSKAQTSGSESFEDLQGLFMEMFEADLNESHTKPSMTNNCGSKRNCFGSVRMEDMGNQSFMMGTGSSFTVQSFSVGTVIFWCSQKILILVARAKGGMEGDIDDDDDYNYLYLTLEMPREEDLTMWVVGRNNNCSRKIQTFHNHMIVPIGNRHFFSSNDLFFTGLGVCWLIASLKESILRLGRYLGRHFLMLPLH, from the exons ATGCCCGGCGGCGAGAACAAAGCAGAGAATTTTTACGCGGTTTTGGGGCTTAAATCCGACTGCAGGCCTTCGGAGCTCAGAAATGCGTACAAGAAgcttgccatg AGATGGCATCCGGACCGATGGTCGGCGTCGGGAAATGCAAAGCTTGCTGAAGAGTCGAAGAAGAAGTTTCAGGCGATCCAAGAGGCTTATTCAG GGGTTTATGAGGACGACGACGATGAT GGAATGAGGGATTTTCtgggggagatgatggtgatgatgaacgATAGCAAGGCACAG ACGAGCGGATCTGAAAGCTTTGAGGACTTACAAGGCTTGTTCATGGAAATGTTTGAGGCTGACCTTAATGAATCCCATACCAAGCCTTCAATGACTAACAACTGTGGCAGTAAGAGGAATTGCTTTGGATCTGTAAGAATGGAGGACATGGGAAACCAGAGCTTTATGATGGGTACCGGTTCTTCTTTCACAGTCCAATCATTTTCTGTTGGG ACTGTTATCTTCTGGTGCAGTCAGAAGATCCTAATCCTAGTAGCAAGGGCAAAAGGAGGAATGGAAGGAGACATTGATGATGACGatgattataattatttatatctaACATTGGAGATGCCTAGGGAAGAGGATTTAACAATGTGGGTTGTAGGGAGAAATAATAATTGTAGCAGAAAAATTCAAACATTTCACAATCACATGATTGTGCCAATAGGCAACAGGCATTTTTTCAGTagcaatgatttatttttcacagGGTTGGGAGTGTGTTGGTTGATTGCTTCTCTCAAAGAGAGTATTTTAAGGTTAGGAAGGTATTTGGGGAGACATTTCTTAATGTTGCCACTGCATTAA
- the LOC131048675 gene encoding uncharacterized protein LOC131048675 isoform X1, translating to MPGGENKAENFYAVLGLKSDCRPSELRNAYKKLAMRWHPDRWSASGNAKLAEESKKKFQAIQEAYSVLSDDNKRFLYDAGVYEDDDDDGMRDFLGEMMVMMNDSKAQTSGSESFEDLQGLFMEMFEADLNESHTKPSMTNNCGSKRNCFGSVRMEDMGNQSFMMGTGSSFTVQSFSVGTVIFWCSQKILILVARAKGGMEGDIDDDDDYNYLYLTLEMPREEDLTMWVVGRNNNCSRKIQTFHNHMIVPIGNRHFFSSNDLFFTGLGVCWLIASLKESILRLGRYLGRHFLMLPLH from the exons ATGCCCGGCGGCGAGAACAAAGCAGAGAATTTTTACGCGGTTTTGGGGCTTAAATCCGACTGCAGGCCTTCGGAGCTCAGAAATGCGTACAAGAAgcttgccatg AGATGGCATCCGGACCGATGGTCGGCGTCGGGAAATGCAAAGCTTGCTGAAGAGTCGAAGAAGAAGTTTCAGGCGATCCAAGAGGCTTATTCAG TTTTATCCGACGACAATAAGAGATTTCTCTACGATGCAGGGGTTTATGAGGACGACGACGATGAT GGAATGAGGGATTTTCtgggggagatgatggtgatgatgaacgATAGCAAGGCACAG ACGAGCGGATCTGAAAGCTTTGAGGACTTACAAGGCTTGTTCATGGAAATGTTTGAGGCTGACCTTAATGAATCCCATACCAAGCCTTCAATGACTAACAACTGTGGCAGTAAGAGGAATTGCTTTGGATCTGTAAGAATGGAGGACATGGGAAACCAGAGCTTTATGATGGGTACCGGTTCTTCTTTCACAGTCCAATCATTTTCTGTTGGG ACTGTTATCTTCTGGTGCAGTCAGAAGATCCTAATCCTAGTAGCAAGGGCAAAAGGAGGAATGGAAGGAGACATTGATGATGACGatgattataattatttatatctaACATTGGAGATGCCTAGGGAAGAGGATTTAACAATGTGGGTTGTAGGGAGAAATAATAATTGTAGCAGAAAAATTCAAACATTTCACAATCACATGATTGTGCCAATAGGCAACAGGCATTTTTTCAGTagcaatgatttatttttcacagGGTTGGGAGTGTGTTGGTTGATTGCTTCTCTCAAAGAGAGTATTTTAAGGTTAGGAAGGTATTTGGGGAGACATTTCTTAATGTTGCCACTGCATTAA
- the LOC131048675 gene encoding uncharacterized protein LOC131048675 isoform X4 has product MPGGENKAENFYAVLGLKSDCRPSELRNAYKKLAMRWHPDRWSASGNAKLAEESKKKFQAIQEAYSGVYEDDDDDGMRDFLGEMMVMMNDSKAQTSGSESFEDLQGLFMEMFEADLNESHTKPSMTNNCGSKRNCFGSVRMEDMGNQSFMMGTGSSFTVQSFSVGSEDPNPSSKGKRRNGRRH; this is encoded by the exons ATGCCCGGCGGCGAGAACAAAGCAGAGAATTTTTACGCGGTTTTGGGGCTTAAATCCGACTGCAGGCCTTCGGAGCTCAGAAATGCGTACAAGAAgcttgccatg AGATGGCATCCGGACCGATGGTCGGCGTCGGGAAATGCAAAGCTTGCTGAAGAGTCGAAGAAGAAGTTTCAGGCGATCCAAGAGGCTTATTCAG GGGTTTATGAGGACGACGACGATGAT GGAATGAGGGATTTTCtgggggagatgatggtgatgatgaacgATAGCAAGGCACAG ACGAGCGGATCTGAAAGCTTTGAGGACTTACAAGGCTTGTTCATGGAAATGTTTGAGGCTGACCTTAATGAATCCCATACCAAGCCTTCAATGACTAACAACTGTGGCAGTAAGAGGAATTGCTTTGGATCTGTAAGAATGGAGGACATGGGAAACCAGAGCTTTATGATGGGTACCGGTTCTTCTTTCACAGTCCAATCATTTTCTGTTGGG TCAGAAGATCCTAATCCTAGTAGCAAGGGCAAAAGGAGGAATGGAAGGAGACATTGA
- the LOC131048675 gene encoding uncharacterized protein LOC131048675 isoform X3, producing the protein MPGGENKAENFYAVLGLKSDCRPSELRNAYKKLAMRWHPDRWSASGNAKLAEESKKKFQAIQEAYSVLSDDNKRFLYDAGVYEDDDDDGMRDFLGEMMVMMNDSKAQTSGSESFEDLQGLFMEMFEADLNESHTKPSMTNNCGSKRNCFGSVRMEDMGNQSFMMGTGSSFTVQSFSVGSEDPNPSSKGKRRNGRRH; encoded by the exons ATGCCCGGCGGCGAGAACAAAGCAGAGAATTTTTACGCGGTTTTGGGGCTTAAATCCGACTGCAGGCCTTCGGAGCTCAGAAATGCGTACAAGAAgcttgccatg AGATGGCATCCGGACCGATGGTCGGCGTCGGGAAATGCAAAGCTTGCTGAAGAGTCGAAGAAGAAGTTTCAGGCGATCCAAGAGGCTTATTCAG TTTTATCCGACGACAATAAGAGATTTCTCTACGATGCAGGGGTTTATGAGGACGACGACGATGAT GGAATGAGGGATTTTCtgggggagatgatggtgatgatgaacgATAGCAAGGCACAG ACGAGCGGATCTGAAAGCTTTGAGGACTTACAAGGCTTGTTCATGGAAATGTTTGAGGCTGACCTTAATGAATCCCATACCAAGCCTTCAATGACTAACAACTGTGGCAGTAAGAGGAATTGCTTTGGATCTGTAAGAATGGAGGACATGGGAAACCAGAGCTTTATGATGGGTACCGGTTCTTCTTTCACAGTCCAATCATTTTCTGTTGGG TCAGAAGATCCTAATCCTAGTAGCAAGGGCAAAAGGAGGAATGGAAGGAGACATTGA